Genomic segment of Avibacterium volantium:
TGGAACTTTATATGTTCGCACAAGCCAATTCAGAGCATTGTCGCCACAAAATTTTTAATGCAGATTGGATCATTGACGGTGAAAAACAAGAAAAATCCCTGTTCAAAATGATCAAAAATACCTTTGAGAAAACCCCGGATTATGTGCTTTCTGCTTATAAAGATAACGCGGCGGTAATGGAAGGCTCGAAAGTTGGACGCTTTTTCCCTGATCAAGATGGACAATATCGTTACCATAACGAAGATGCGCATATTCTAATGAAAGTGGAAACTCACAACCACCCAACGGCAATTTCTCCTTTCCCAGGCGCGGCAACAGGATCGGGCGGTGAAATCCGTGATGAAGGGGCAACAGGGCGTGGCGCAAAACCAAAAGCAGGTTTGGTTGGCTTTTCCGTTTCTAACTTGCTGATTCCTGATTTTGAGCAACCTTGGGAAAATCCATTATCTAAGCCGAACCGTATTGCTTCCGCCCTAGATATTATGCTGGAAGGGCCTTTAGGCGGAGCGGCATTTAACAATGAATTTGGTCGTCCTGCTTTGCTGGGTTATTTCCGTACTTATGAAGAAAAAGTAAACAGCTTTAACGGCGAAGAAGTGCGCGGCTATCACAAGCCAATTATGCTCGCAGGCGGTATCGGGAATATCCGTGCAGAACACGTGCAAAAAGGTGAAATCCCTGTGGGCGCGAAATTGATCGTGCTTGGTGGCCCTGCAATGAATATCGGCTTAGGCGGCGGCGCGGCTTCTTCAATGGCATCAGGCAAATCGAAAGAAGATTTGGATTTTGCGTCCGTACAGCGTGATAACCCTGAAATGGAACGCCGTTGCCAAGAAGTGATCGACCGCTGTTGGCAAATGGGCGAAGACAATCCAATTCTGTTTATCCACGATGTGGGCGCCGGTGGTTTATCTAACGCAATGCCAGAGTTAGTTCACGATGGCGGACGTGGTGGACGCTTTGAGTTGCGTGATATTTTATGTGATGAAAAAGGAATGTCGCCGTTAGAAATTTGGTGTAACGAATCGCAAGAACGCTATGTGCTTGCGGTCGCCCCTGAGAAACTCGCTTTGTTTGAACAACTTTGCCAGCGTGAACGCGCACCTTTCGCGGTGATTGGAAAAGCGACAGAACAGCAACATCTCACCTTGCACGATGATCATTTTGCCAACGATCCTATCGATCTGCCAATGAATGTGTTATTAGGAAAAACACCGAAAATGACCCGCGATGTGGCATCAGCACAGGTGAATAATCCTGCTGTAGAGCAATCTCAAATTAAGCTTAAAGAAGCATTGCACCGTGTTTTACGCCTACCCGTGGTGGCTGAGAAAACTTTCCTGATTACCATTGGCGATCGTTCCGTAACAGGAATGGTGGCACGGGATCAAATGGTCGGCCCGTGGCAAATCCCTGTAGCGGATTGTGCGGTTACTACCACTTCTTTAGACAGTTACCACGGCGAAGCAATGGCAATGGGCGAACGTGCGCCTGTGGCATTGTTAGATTTCGCTGCCTCCGCACGCTTAGCGGTTGCGGAAAGCTTAACCAATATTGCTGCCACAAACATTGGCGATATTAAACGCATCAAACTTTCTGCCAACTGGATGTCGGCCGCAGGGCATAGGGGCGAAGATGCTGGGCTTTATGAAGCCGTGAAAGCCGTGGGGGAAGAACTTTGCCCGCAATTAGGCTTAACCATTCCAGTGGGGAAAGACTCAATGTCTATGAAAACCACTTGGCAGGAAAATGGCGAACAAAAATCCGTTACCGCACCGCTTTCCTTAGTTATCAGTGCCTTTGTGCGGGTGGAAGATGTGCGCAAAACCGTTACGCCACAATTACGCACAGATAAAGGCAGCAGCCGTTTATTATTGATTGATTTAGGTGAGGGCAAAAATCGCTTAGGTGCAACGGCATTGGCGCAGGTTTATAAACAATTAGGTGATAAACCTGCAGATGTAGTAAATGTGGAAAGCCTGAAAGGCTTCTTCAATGCAATGCAACAACTGGTGAATGAACAAAAATTGCTGGCTTACCACGATCGTTCAGACGGTGGCTTGATCATCACCCTTGCTGAAATGGCCTTTGCAGGGCATTGTGGTGTTTCTGTGGATATTAGTGCGTTGGGCGATAATGATCTAGCCGTGCTGTTTAATGAAGAATTAGGTGCAGTGATTCAAGTGAAAGATAGTGATCTGGCCACTGTTCGTCAGGCTTTCGAGCAAAATGGCGTATTACATTTATTGAAAGAACTTGGCACGGTAACCACAGACAATCAAATTGAAATTACGCGTGGCACGAAAGTGTTATTGAAAGAAACTCGTTCTGAACTGCGTGGTATTTGGGCGGAATTGACCCACAAAATGCAGGCATTGCGCGATAATCCAGACTGTGCCGATCAAGAATTTGCCGCGAAGAAAAATCCAAATGATAAAGGCTTCTCCGTGTCTTTAACTTATGATGTCAATGAAGACATTGCCGCCCCTTATATTGCTAAAGGTGTGCGTCCACGCATTGCTATTTTACGCGAGCAAGGGGTGAACAGCCATTATGAAATGGCGGCCGCCTTTGACCGAGCAGGTTTTGATGCTATTGATGTGCATATGAGCGATTTACAACAGCAACGTCATCACTTAACAGACTTCCAAGCCCTTGTTGCTTGTGGTGGTTTCTCTTATGGTGATGTGCTAGGTGCTGGTGGCGGTTGGGCAAAATCTATCCTATTTAACACCGCACTTCGCGATCAATTTGCCACTTTCTTTGAGCGTGAAAACACCCTTGCTTTAGGGGTATGTAATGGTTGTCAAATGTTAGCGAATTTGGCTGAAATTATCCCGGGAACAGAAGCTTGGCCACGTTTTGTGCGTAACCAATCAGAGCGTTTTGAAGCGCGCGCGGCAATGGTGCGTATCAATGATACAGCGTCTTTATGGTTTAACGGAATGGCAGGCTCTCATATGCCAATCGCGGTTTCGCATGGTGAAGGACGTGTTGAGTTCAAAAACGATCAACAACTTGCGATGTTGCGCGAGCAAAATTTGATTATCGCGCAATATATTGATAATGATCTCAAGCCAACCACTCAATATCCAGCCAACCCAAATGGTTCAGTGGACGGTATTACCGCACTCACTAACCGCAACGGACGTGTTGCCATTATGATGCCACACCCAGAACGGGTTTACCGTGCAGTTTCTAACTCGTGGTATCCAGAAGACTGGACGGAAGATGGCGCTTGGATGAGATTATTCAGAAATGCTAGAGTGGCGTTGAAATAATAACGCTTAGAAAAGAGAAAGTGCGGTGATTTTTCACCGCATTTTTTCTGATCGAGAAAAAGATCATTTCTAAAATGCCAATTGTTTGAGATTTCGTGGGGATTTATAATTGGCGAAAATTTCCCCTAACATTTTGAGGTATAAATAATGAACATTGCACTGATTATCGGCAGTTTAAGCCAAAAATCCATTAACCGTAGCGTAGCCAATTATATCGTTTCACAGTTCCCTGCAGACGTGAAAGTAACCGAAGTACGCATTGATGATTTGCCTCTTTATACCCAAGATCGCGATCAGGTGGACGTGCCAGAATATGATCGTGTGCGTGAGCAAATCAAAAACGCTGATGCAGTGCTAATTGTTAGCCCAGAGCACAACCGTGCAATGCCTGCCGCGACTAAGAATATCATTGATATTGCTTCTCGTCCTTACGGCCGAAATTTATGGCAGGGCAAGAAAGTGGCGATTGTTACGGCTTCACCGGGGGCTTATGGTGGAATTAATTCTGGTTTGCAAATTCGCCAAAGCTTGCAAAGCATTGGTACGAATGTACTAACCACCGCAGAAGTCTTTTTAAGCAAAGCCAATCAGGCATTGGATGAACAAGGCGAAGTGGCCGATGAACGCACTGCAGGCTTCTTAAGTAAGTTTGCGCAAACTTTTATTCAATGGGCGAAAGCATAAGGCAACGAATTAGAGCATAAGGAGTGAAAATGAGCGTAGATAAATTAAATGCAATTACTAAAGATGTGGGGGGAATTCCTGTCGCGTGTCTGCTACCACAAGCGGGTAAACGTACCATTGGCGCGTGGTGTTTTCTTGACCACGCAGGACCATCAGAATTTACTGACGATAATGAGGGATTGCAAGTTGGGGCACATCCACATTGTAATTTGCAGACATTTACTTGGATGTTAGAAGGCGAAGTGTGGCACCAAGACAGCCTTGGTTATCGTCAATTAATTAAGCCAAAACAAGTGAACTTAATGACCGCAGGTACAGGCAATCAGCGTGGCATTAGCCATACGGAACAAACCCCTGAGGGCGTGCATCAGCTTCACGCTGTACAGCTGTGGATTGCGCTTCCAATGAATCAAGACATTGAGCCAAATTTTCAACATTATCCTGAATTGCCCGAATGGCAAGAAAATGGCGTGAATTACATTTTAACCACAGGTAGCTATCAAGGCAGAACCGCGCCAACTCAGCAATATAGCCCGTTAGTTGGCGTAGATATTCAATTTCAGCAAGGTCAAACCATTACCATAGAACAACAGCCAAACTTTGAATATGGCGTACTTGTGCTGAAAGGTGAAGTAGAAATCGAAGGACAAGTTTACCAACAAGATCAACTAGTTAGCTTAACGGATTGCCAAGCTCACGAATTCAAAATCAAGGGCGAAGCTGACAGCCATATTATGCTGTTAGGCGGAGAACCATTACCACATAAAACCTTAGTGTGGTGGAATTTCGTGGCAGACAGCCAAGATGCCTTACGCCAAGCGATAGCGGATTGGAATAACGGGCATTCCCGTTTTGGACATATCGATCTAGAAGGTACGAGATTACGCCGCTTAGTCGCCCCTGAAATTCCTACCCGATTAGCAGAATAATTCATTTTTCGTTTAAGCCCTTTGCCAAAAGGGCTTTGTTTTAGGAGAAAATTTGTAAAAAAACACCGCACTTTTTCTCTCCTTATTCCCCTATAAACGCCAAGGCTTGCTCCACAACTTCTATGCCAGCCCCGGCTTTATGGGCGTTTTCGCTGAGATGTCTGCGCCATTGGCGTGCGCCTTTACAGTGTTGAAATGCACCAAGCATATGGCGGGTGATGTGGTTGAGGTGTACACCTTGGGAAAGTTGTTGCTCAATATAAGGGAACATTTTTTCCACCGCTTCTCTTGGGCGCACAATTGGGCTTTGCGGATCAAACAAGGCTTGGTCAATGTAACCCAATAAACTTGGGTTTTGATAGGCTTCACGCCCCACCATTACGCCATCTACATAATTCAAATGAGCTTGAATTTCTTCAATAGTTTTAATCCCACCGTTAATACTAATCCACAATTGTGGAAAATCCCGTTTCAGTTGGTAAACCCGATCATAATCAAGTGGCGGGATTTCGCGATTTTCTTTTGGGCTTAAGCCACTAAGCCACGCTTTGCGCGCGTGAATGATCAGCTCTTGGCAGCCCGCGTTTGCTACTTTTTCGACAAAATCACACAGAAATTCGTAGCTGTCTAAATCATCAATACCAATACGCGTTTTCACCGTAACGGGAATGTTCACGGCGGATTGCATTTGTTCAACACACTGAGC
This window contains:
- the purL gene encoding phosphoribosylformylglycinamidine synthase, with the protein product MLQIFRGSPALSPFRLNQLAQRFQQAQLPVKSCYAEYVHFAELSEALNALEEQELTQLLHYGPTLAQHEPQGECFIVIPRVGTISSWSSKATDIAHNCGLNKVVRLERGLAFYFELERALNEQEQAQLISHIYDRMMETVIRTPQEAEVLFQQQPPKAFTRVDILAGGRSALEQANVELGLALAEDEIDYLVENFTALGRNPTDVELYMFAQANSEHCRHKIFNADWIIDGEKQEKSLFKMIKNTFEKTPDYVLSAYKDNAAVMEGSKVGRFFPDQDGQYRYHNEDAHILMKVETHNHPTAISPFPGAATGSGGEIRDEGATGRGAKPKAGLVGFSVSNLLIPDFEQPWENPLSKPNRIASALDIMLEGPLGGAAFNNEFGRPALLGYFRTYEEKVNSFNGEEVRGYHKPIMLAGGIGNIRAEHVQKGEIPVGAKLIVLGGPAMNIGLGGGAASSMASGKSKEDLDFASVQRDNPEMERRCQEVIDRCWQMGEDNPILFIHDVGAGGLSNAMPELVHDGGRGGRFELRDILCDEKGMSPLEIWCNESQERYVLAVAPEKLALFEQLCQRERAPFAVIGKATEQQHLTLHDDHFANDPIDLPMNVLLGKTPKMTRDVASAQVNNPAVEQSQIKLKEALHRVLRLPVVAEKTFLITIGDRSVTGMVARDQMVGPWQIPVADCAVTTTSLDSYHGEAMAMGERAPVALLDFAASARLAVAESLTNIAATNIGDIKRIKLSANWMSAAGHRGEDAGLYEAVKAVGEELCPQLGLTIPVGKDSMSMKTTWQENGEQKSVTAPLSLVISAFVRVEDVRKTVTPQLRTDKGSSRLLLIDLGEGKNRLGATALAQVYKQLGDKPADVVNVESLKGFFNAMQQLVNEQKLLAYHDRSDGGLIITLAEMAFAGHCGVSVDISALGDNDLAVLFNEELGAVIQVKDSDLATVRQAFEQNGVLHLLKELGTVTTDNQIEITRGTKVLLKETRSELRGIWAELTHKMQALRDNPDCADQEFAAKKNPNDKGFSVSLTYDVNEDIAAPYIAKGVRPRIAILREQGVNSHYEMAAAFDRAGFDAIDVHMSDLQQQRHHLTDFQALVACGGFSYGDVLGAGGGWAKSILFNTALRDQFATFFERENTLALGVCNGCQMLANLAEIIPGTEAWPRFVRNQSERFEARAAMVRINDTASLWFNGMAGSHMPIAVSHGEGRVEFKNDQQLAMLREQNLIIAQYIDNDLKPTTQYPANPNGSVDGITALTNRNGRVAIMMPHPERVYRAVSNSWYPEDWTEDGAWMRLFRNARVALK
- a CDS encoding NADPH-dependent FMN reductase, with product MNIALIIGSLSQKSINRSVANYIVSQFPADVKVTEVRIDDLPLYTQDRDQVDVPEYDRVREQIKNADAVLIVSPEHNRAMPAATKNIIDIASRPYGRNLWQGKKVAIVTASPGAYGGINSGLQIRQSLQSIGTNVLTTAEVFLSKANQALDEQGEVADERTAGFLSKFAQTFIQWAKA
- a CDS encoding pirin family protein; translated protein: MSVDKLNAITKDVGGIPVACLLPQAGKRTIGAWCFLDHAGPSEFTDDNEGLQVGAHPHCNLQTFTWMLEGEVWHQDSLGYRQLIKPKQVNLMTAGTGNQRGISHTEQTPEGVHQLHAVQLWIALPMNQDIEPNFQHYPELPEWQENGVNYILTTGSYQGRTAPTQQYSPLVGVDIQFQQGQTITIEQQPNFEYGVLVLKGEVEIEGQVYQQDQLVSLTDCQAHEFKIKGEADSHIMLLGGEPLPHKTLVWWNFVADSQDALRQAIADWNNGHSRFGHIDLEGTRLRRLVAPEIPTRLAE
- the dusA gene encoding tRNA dihydrouridine(20/20a) synthase DusA; the encoded protein is MEQKKLTEKQPHFYRGRFSVAPMLDWTTRHCRYFHRQFSQHALLYTEMVTTGAIIHAKYDHLEFDLVENPVALQLGGSDPDQLQHCARLAEQRGYQEINLNVGCPSDRVQNGMFGACLMAKADLVAQCVEQMQSAVNIPVTVKTRIGIDDLDSYEFLCDFVEKVANAGCQELIIHARKAWLSGLSPKENREIPPLDYDRVYQLKRDFPQLWISINGGIKTIEEIQAHLNYVDGVMVGREAYQNPSLLGYIDQALFDPQSPIVRPREAVEKMFPYIEQQLSQGVHLNHITRHMLGAFQHCKGARQWRRHLSENAHKAGAGIEVVEQALAFIGE